From a single Mesorhizobium shangrilense genomic region:
- a CDS encoding acyl--CoA ligase, translating to MTSVTSTIPALVAAHDPASLAVLAPGRAPLTYGGLADRIAAVATVFRKAGIVPGDRVAIVMPDSAELATVFLAIASAATAAPLNPSYRMEEFDYYLNDLGAKALVVLEGSETPARAAALARGVAIVELRPVNDAPAGSFDLVVEQAADTPAADANATPADIALVLHTSGTTSKPKIVPLSHLNLTTSARNIARTLSLTQSDRGLVIMPLFHIHGLIGALLSSISAGASVFCGGGFNALRFFGWLDESTATWYSAVPSMHQAILGRAERNREVMERHRLRLIRSSSAPMSPVLIGELERTFACPVIESYGMTEAAHQMTSNPLPPSPRKPGSVGIAAGPEVAILDASGKLAAPGQPGEIVIRGPNVTGGYENRPEANAEAFRDGWFRTGDLGHLDEQGYLTISGRLKEIINRGGEKISPREVDDIIAEHPAVLQALTFGMPSEKLGEEVAAAVVLREGASASESELREFVAARLAPFKVPRRIVFLEEIPKGPTGKLQRIGLAERLGITR from the coding sequence ATGACATCCGTAACTTCAACAATCCCGGCGCTTGTCGCCGCACACGATCCGGCCTCCCTCGCCGTTCTTGCACCCGGCCGTGCCCCGCTGACTTATGGTGGGCTTGCCGACCGGATCGCGGCCGTCGCGACGGTGTTTCGAAAGGCCGGCATTGTTCCCGGCGACCGCGTGGCGATCGTCATGCCGGATAGCGCCGAACTGGCGACCGTGTTTTTGGCGATTGCCTCGGCGGCTACGGCTGCGCCGCTCAATCCAAGCTATCGCATGGAGGAGTTCGACTATTATCTGAACGACCTTGGCGCCAAGGCCTTGGTGGTGCTGGAAGGGTCCGAGACTCCGGCACGTGCGGCAGCGCTCGCACGCGGCGTGGCGATCGTCGAACTGCGGCCCGTCAATGATGCACCGGCCGGTTCATTTGATCTTGTCGTTGAGCAGGCAGCGGACACGCCGGCAGCTGATGCCAACGCGACGCCCGCGGATATCGCGCTGGTGCTGCACACCTCAGGAACCACCTCAAAACCCAAGATCGTGCCGCTCAGCCACCTCAACCTGACGACCTCGGCGCGCAACATCGCCCGCACATTGTCGTTGACCCAGTCCGATCGCGGGCTGGTGATCATGCCGCTTTTCCATATTCACGGCTTGATCGGAGCGTTGCTGTCGTCGATCTCTGCCGGCGCCAGTGTCTTTTGCGGTGGCGGCTTCAACGCACTGCGGTTCTTCGGCTGGCTGGATGAGTCGACTGCCACCTGGTACAGCGCCGTGCCGTCCATGCATCAGGCGATCCTCGGCCGTGCCGAACGCAACCGCGAAGTGATGGAACGGCACAGGCTGCGGCTCATCCGCTCCTCGTCCGCGCCGATGTCGCCGGTGCTGATCGGCGAACTGGAGCGGACCTTTGCCTGTCCGGTCATCGAATCCTACGGCATGACGGAAGCAGCGCACCAGATGACCAGCAACCCATTGCCGCCATCGCCGCGCAAGCCGGGCTCGGTCGGCATCGCCGCCGGCCCCGAGGTGGCGATCCTCGACGCCTCAGGAAAGCTGGCGGCGCCCGGTCAGCCCGGCGAGATCGTCATCCGTGGGCCGAATGTGACCGGCGGCTACGAGAATCGGCCGGAAGCCAATGCCGAAGCTTTTCGCGATGGCTGGTTTCGCACCGGCGACCTCGGCCATCTGGACGAGCAGGGCTATCTCACTATCAGTGGCCGCCTCAAGGAGATCATCAATCGTGGCGGCGAGAAGATCTCGCCGCGCGAGGTGGACGACATCATTGCCGAACATCCAGCCGTGCTCCAGGCGCTGACCTTCGGCATGCCGAGCGAGAAGCTTGGTGAGGAGGTTGCCGCCGCCGTGGTTTTGCGCGAAGGCGCATCCGCGTCCGAGAGCGAATTGCGCGAATTCGTCGCCGCGAGACTGGCGCCTTTCAAGGTGCCGCGCCGAATCGTGTTCCTGGAAGAGATACCGAAAGGACCGACGGGCAAACTGCAGCGGATCGGCCTTGCGGAACGGCTGGGGATCACGCGATGA
- a CDS encoding TrmH family RNA methyltransferase: protein MTSDNNSKTPKDTHYAKLRRAYRDEKSGGAPAFRPRQPVPPGENAADGLVRLYGLHTVRAALDNPRRKIRKMLVTRNALERLEIADLAALPFKAELVEPRDIDKVTGSDAVHQGVLIEAEPLKPKRLDALGDAKLVLVLDQVTDPHNVGAILRSAVAFGAGALITTARHSPQESGVLAKSASGALEHIDQIEVKNLADALGQLHEAGFQTIGLDSDGPTELETGFEGDKIALVLGAEGKGLRQKTRETVTTLARLEMPGAIRSLNVSNAAAVSLYAARAFLKQRG, encoded by the coding sequence ATGACCAGCGACAACAATTCCAAGACGCCCAAAGACACCCACTACGCCAAGCTGCGCCGCGCCTATCGCGACGAGAAGAGCGGTGGCGCGCCGGCATTCCGGCCACGCCAGCCGGTGCCGCCGGGCGAGAACGCGGCGGACGGGCTGGTGCGCCTCTATGGCCTGCACACGGTGCGGGCGGCACTGGACAATCCACGGCGCAAGATCAGAAAGATGCTGGTGACGCGCAATGCGCTGGAGCGCCTGGAAATAGCGGATCTCGCCGCTCTACCCTTCAAGGCCGAACTGGTCGAGCCGAGGGACATCGACAAGGTGACCGGTTCCGACGCCGTGCATCAGGGCGTGCTGATCGAGGCCGAGCCATTGAAACCCAAGCGGCTTGATGCACTTGGCGATGCCAAACTGGTGCTGGTGCTCGACCAGGTCACCGATCCGCACAATGTCGGCGCGATCCTGCGCTCGGCGGTGGCCTTCGGCGCCGGCGCGCTGATCACCACGGCACGCCACAGTCCGCAGGAATCAGGCGTGCTGGCGAAATCGGCTTCCGGTGCGCTGGAGCATATCGACCAGATCGAAGTGAAGAACCTGGCTGACGCGCTTGGGCAATTGCACGAGGCCGGCTTCCAGACCATCGGCCTTGATTCGGACGGCCCCACGGAACTTGAAACCGGCTTCGAGGGTGACAAGATCGCCTTGGTGTTGGGCGCCGAAGGCAAGGGCCTGCGCCAGAAGACCCGCGAGACCGTGACGACGCTCGCCCGCCTGGAGATGCCCGGCGCGATCCGCTCCCTCAACGTGTCGAATGCGGCGGCAGTCAGCCTCTATGCGGCGCGGGCATTCCTGAAACAGCGCGGCTGA
- a CDS encoding FadR/GntR family transcriptional regulator, protein MRRRERAVSKLLELIDSAAFPEASRLPAERDLSEQLDLSRSALREGLEVLEAEGKIWRHVGQGTFVGARPRRVAGTAPLVAPHTSPNELMEARILVEPSLARLAATRATAAEIAELHHLLARSEVARDVETWELWDARLHRAVAEAAHNVLLLSIYEAFNAIRAQPQWSRLRHETLTQERLTIYREEHRAYVDAIAGRDAEAAAQAMRRHLESVRDGLFGNAG, encoded by the coding sequence ATGAGGCGTAGGGAACGCGCCGTATCAAAGCTGCTCGAATTGATCGACAGTGCAGCCTTTCCCGAGGCCAGCAGGCTTCCGGCCGAGCGCGATCTTTCCGAACAGCTCGATCTCAGCCGTAGCGCGTTGCGTGAAGGCCTTGAGGTGCTCGAAGCCGAAGGCAAGATCTGGCGTCATGTCGGGCAGGGCACTTTCGTGGGAGCCCGCCCGCGCCGCGTTGCGGGAACGGCACCGTTGGTCGCGCCGCACACCAGCCCGAATGAACTGATGGAAGCGCGAATCCTGGTCGAGCCGTCGCTGGCTCGGCTCGCCGCGACGCGGGCAACGGCGGCCGAGATAGCCGAGCTGCATCATCTGCTCGCCAGGAGCGAAGTGGCCAGGGATGTCGAGACCTGGGAGCTGTGGGACGCACGGCTGCATCGGGCGGTCGCCGAAGCCGCGCACAATGTGTTGCTGCTGTCGATCTACGAGGCCTTCAACGCCATTCGTGCCCAGCCGCAATGGTCGCGGCTACGGCACGAAACACTGACGCAGGAACGCCTCACCATCTATCGCGAGGAACACCGCGCCTATGTCGACGCCATTGCCGGGCGCGATGCGGAAGCCGCGGCCCAGGCGATGCGGCGCCATCTGGAATCCGTGCGTGATGGTCTTTTTGGCAACGCCGGCTGA